A section of the Methanocellales archaeon genome encodes:
- a CDS encoding S-methyl-5-thioribose-1-phosphate isomerase, giving the protein MGIVRDKTPLELIHIKHYSKFMRTIDWNDEDNSVMLIDQTKLPKEYIVLECKDVGALAEAITSLKVRGAPALGVAGGFGIALAAHTSHAQGPRDLMQDLEGAAQILRGTRPTAVNLFWGIDRVLSKANAGHSIAQIKELALEEAKKMADEDVQKCRDIGKHGEALLEDGDIVLTHCNAGRMGCVDWGTALGVVRSAIEKGKRIKVIACETRPLNQGSRITTWELLQDNIPVTLITDSMIGHVMKSGDIDNVIVGADRIVEDAVFNKIGTYTLSIVAKKHGVPFYVAAPSSTFDFDRRAADIKIEERDPSELKYFGGEQIAPLEVKAYNPAFDATPMENVSAIITEYGILYPPFVFEEIRERWAGLK; this is encoded by the coding sequence ATGGGGATCGTGAGAGATAAAACACCCCTAGAATTAATACACATTAAGCATTACAGTAAATTCATGCGAACAATCGACTGGAACGATGAAGATAATAGTGTCATGTTAATAGACCAGACGAAATTGCCCAAGGAGTACATTGTGCTGGAATGTAAAGACGTGGGCGCTCTGGCCGAGGCGATAACCTCCCTGAAGGTGAGGGGTGCGCCCGCACTTGGCGTTGCCGGTGGATTTGGCATCGCGCTGGCTGCGCATACCAGCCATGCCCAAGGTCCAAGGGATTTGATGCAAGACCTCGAGGGTGCAGCACAAATTTTGAGGGGTACCAGGCCAACCGCAGTTAACCTGTTCTGGGGCATCGACCGCGTTCTCAGCAAAGCGAACGCCGGTCATTCCATCGCACAAATAAAGGAATTAGCGCTGGAGGAAGCCAAGAAAATGGCAGACGAGGATGTGCAGAAGTGCCGGGATATCGGCAAGCACGGCGAGGCATTGCTGGAGGACGGCGACATCGTTCTGACGCATTGTAATGCAGGCAGGATGGGTTGTGTCGACTGGGGCACAGCCCTAGGAGTTGTAAGGTCAGCCATAGAAAAAGGCAAGAGAATAAAAGTCATCGCATGTGAAACTCGTCCCCTAAACCAAGGCTCAAGGATAACCACCTGGGAGCTCCTCCAAGACAACATTCCCGTTACGCTGATTACCGACAGCATGATCGGGCATGTGATGAAATCCGGAGACATCGATAATGTGATCGTCGGCGCAGACAGAATCGTCGAGGATGCGGTCTTCAATAAAATTGGCACCTATACTCTATCCATCGTGGCGAAAAAGCATGGCGTTCCCTTTTACGTTGCAGCCCCCTCATCTACCTTTGACTTTGACAGGCGCGCAGCGGACATAAAAATCGAGGAGCGCGATCCGTCAGAGCTTAAGTACTTTGGAGGCGAGCAGATCGCTCCTCTGGAGGTGAAAGCCTATAATCCCGCCTTCGATGCCACGCCGATGGAGAACGTGAGCGCCATAATAACTGAATACGGGATATTATACCCGCCTTTCGTATTCGAGGAGATAAGGGAGAGATGGGCGGGGTTGAAATGA
- a CDS encoding SagB/ThcOx family dehydrogenase, with product MMAFKWTRRGILKILGLMGAASFTLGAYNCMKAESRILLPEPNADGEMSVEMAIAGRRSVRRFESAFIGLNQLSQLLWAAQGITDSRGFRAAPSAGALYPLELFILAGGVEGLKEGIYHYDAEGHSLELCREGDLRLEMASASTLNQMWIKDAPIILVICAIYERTTSKYGARGERYVHMEAGHVGENIYLQAESLGLACTVVGAFLDDEVRRILDVSEETSPLYLIPIGKPS from the coding sequence ATGATGGCGTTTAAATGGACCAGAAGAGGCATCCTCAAAATTCTGGGTCTCATGGGAGCGGCATCGTTTACCCTGGGAGCCTACAACTGCATGAAAGCAGAATCCAGGATACTTTTGCCTGAACCTAATGCAGACGGAGAGATGTCAGTGGAAATGGCAATTGCTGGCAGGAGATCCGTTCGGAGATTCGAATCCGCATTTATTGGTCTCAATCAATTATCCCAACTGTTATGGGCAGCTCAGGGCATCACTGACTCAAGGGGATTTAGGGCTGCACCCAGCGCTGGTGCCCTCTATCCACTGGAGCTCTTCATATTGGCAGGGGGAGTTGAGGGACTGAAAGAGGGCATATATCACTACGATGCCGAAGGGCACTCTCTTGAACTATGCAGAGAAGGCGACCTGCGACTCGAGATGGCCTCTGCATCGACTTTGAACCAGATGTGGATCAAAGATGCGCCCATAATCTTGGTAATCTGCGCGATATACGAAAGGACCACCTCTAAGTATGGTGCAAGAGGAGAAAGATATGTGCACATGGAAGCAGGTCACGTTGGCGAGAACATATACTTGCAGGCGGAATCTTTGGGATTAGCCTGCACCGTAGTGGGTGCCTTTCTCGATGACGAGGTTCGCAGAATCCTCGATGTAAGTGAGGAAACCTCACCCTTATACCTCATTCCAATAGGGAAACCTAGCTGA
- the pheT gene encoding phenylalanine--tRNA ligase subunit beta: MPMVTLRYEDLERLIGTDKNTIVDRMPMIGADVERIDEDHMDVEFFPDRPDLFSIEGVARAMRGFLEIETGLPRYDVKSSKVSITIDESIRPIRPHLACAVVRDLHLDSNSIEPLMSLQEHLHWGIGRDRKKVSLGVHDLSKIKPPFLYKAADPDTEFVPLDFDYPISMRRILEIHPKGVKFARILDGMKRYPLITDAADNVLSFPPIINSARTMVTDTTRDLFVEVTGTDASVATALNIVVTALAERGGKVESVRIFSDGKVRKTPNLSPTIRSLQVKDVNSLLGLDLNAEEIARNLRKMRFGATIHEDGIDVEVPAYRADILHACDLIEDVAIGYGYDRFKPEFPEIATIGKAHYIEDKFEWLRDIMIGLGFSEVMTFTLTNEKVHFDSMRRPKVEVTRVRHPISIDQTMVRSSILPSLMEILSLNKHHVLPQKIFEVGEVLLNGKNSQRLACVSINSTANFAEIKSIAESVLRELKTEFTLEEAEDTAFLEGRRARILVDGNNIGAFGEIHPDVILNFGLDQPVVAFELDVS, translated from the coding sequence ATGCCAATGGTGACGCTGCGCTATGAAGACTTGGAGAGATTGATCGGCACAGACAAGAACACCATTGTCGACAGGATGCCAATGATCGGTGCTGATGTTGAACGCATCGATGAAGACCATATGGATGTGGAGTTCTTTCCAGACCGTCCGGACCTCTTCAGTATCGAGGGCGTCGCCAGAGCGATGCGCGGTTTTTTGGAGATAGAGACGGGTTTGCCCAGGTATGATGTAAAAAGTTCAAAAGTCTCAATCACGATAGATGAGTCCATTAGACCGATAAGACCTCATCTCGCCTGTGCCGTTGTCCGTGATTTGCACCTGGATTCTAACAGCATTGAGCCCTTGATGAGCTTACAAGAACATCTGCACTGGGGCATTGGGCGCGATCGAAAGAAGGTATCTCTTGGCGTCCATGATCTTTCAAAGATCAAACCGCCGTTTTTATACAAGGCAGCTGACCCTGACACTGAATTCGTACCACTTGATTTCGACTATCCCATCTCGATGCGCAGGATACTTGAAATCCATCCAAAAGGGGTCAAGTTCGCGCGTATCTTGGATGGCATGAAACGCTACCCCCTGATAACCGACGCTGCTGACAACGTATTATCCTTCCCGCCAATCATCAACTCGGCACGGACCATGGTCACCGATACGACGAGGGATTTGTTCGTCGAGGTAACAGGAACGGATGCGTCCGTTGCCACGGCACTGAACATCGTGGTAACTGCACTTGCGGAAAGGGGCGGCAAGGTTGAATCAGTCAGGATATTTTCAGATGGAAAGGTGCGCAAGACGCCTAACCTGTCTCCAACTATTAGGTCGCTCCAAGTTAAGGATGTGAACTCACTTCTCGGTTTGGATTTGAATGCAGAAGAAATCGCAAGAAATCTCAGAAAGATGAGGTTCGGCGCAACCATCCATGAAGATGGGATCGATGTGGAGGTACCGGCATATAGGGCAGACATATTACATGCCTGTGATCTGATCGAGGATGTCGCCATCGGATATGGATATGACAGATTCAAACCGGAATTTCCCGAAATCGCTACGATAGGCAAAGCACATTACATCGAGGATAAATTCGAATGGCTGAGGGACATCATGATTGGCCTGGGCTTTTCAGAGGTTATGACCTTCACGCTCACGAACGAAAAAGTGCACTTCGACAGCATGCGACGACCTAAAGTGGAGGTAACAAGGGTCAGGCATCCGATCAGCATAGACCAAACCATGGTCAGATCGTCCATTCTTCCGAGCCTAATGGAGATTTTGTCTTTGAACAAGCACCATGTGCTCCCGCAAAAGATATTTGAGGTTGGAGAGGTTCTGCTCAACGGAAAAAATTCACAGCGATTGGCATGTGTTTCCATAAACTCCACAGCTAACTTCGCCGAGATAAAATCCATTGCTGAGTCTGTGCTGAGAGAGCTCAAAACAGAATTTACCCTAGAAGAGGCAGAGGATACGGCATTTTTAGAGGGGCGGAGAGCCCGCATCTTGGTGGATGGTAACAACATAGGGGCATTCGGTGAGATCCATCCAGACGTGATTCTGAATTTCGGACTGGACCAACCTGTTGTGGCCTTCGAGCTGGACGTCAGCTAG
- a CDS encoding phenylalanine--tRNA ligase subunit alpha, translating into MAQINQNDLTTDEKRILLALTRVESASPEKLTSLAEINVETAMRSALLLEQKGLSKIIEKTAEMYSLTTEGVLYAEKGLPEQRIIEFMDGKETFLSDLIEAFSDQEVNIALGWLRKKGWASIEKRKDEVVITPLSITRDPQKDILNLLYVKNTDLKRFDPEVIKALLNRNLIVATEKSDRVISLTDEGRRLVAEGIEIIEEITQLTPDLIRSGKWKEKHLRAYDVNAPVLKVFGAKKHPYRRLLDQMRKIFLEMGFEEIRGGIVQTSFWNFDALFQPQDHPAREMQDTFYLDSKGDIPMELAQKVKVMHEQGGDIGSTGWGGKWSLELARTEVLRTHTTAITIRHLSDNPDPPVKAFCIGRTYRRETIDSTHLPEFTQLEGVVMDEAVSFKNLLGCLAEFYKRMGFEKLRFRPGYFPYTEPSVEPEVYVEGLGWMELGGAGIFRREVTAPLGIRHPVLAWGLGVGRLAMLRLGLKDLRDLYRSDMGWLWRCPICQW; encoded by the coding sequence ATGGCTCAAATTAACCAAAATGACTTAACCACCGATGAAAAACGCATTCTGTTGGCATTGACCAGGGTTGAATCCGCTAGCCCAGAAAAACTGACATCGCTAGCAGAGATTAACGTCGAGACTGCGATGAGGTCTGCGCTCCTACTTGAACAGAAAGGACTTTCAAAGATTATTGAGAAGACAGCCGAAATGTACTCACTTACCACCGAAGGAGTTCTTTACGCAGAAAAAGGGCTTCCAGAACAGCGAATCATCGAGTTCATGGATGGCAAAGAGACCTTTTTGTCCGACCTCATAGAAGCGTTCTCCGACCAAGAGGTCAACATCGCGCTAGGTTGGCTCAGAAAAAAAGGCTGGGCATCCATCGAAAAGCGTAAAGACGAGGTGGTCATCACCCCTTTGAGCATAACGAGAGATCCCCAGAAAGATATACTGAATCTGTTGTATGTGAAAAATACGGACCTCAAGCGATTTGACCCCGAGGTCATCAAGGCTCTGCTGAACAGAAATCTGATCGTTGCAACAGAGAAGAGCGATCGGGTCATAAGCCTCACAGACGAGGGGCGCAGGTTGGTTGCAGAAGGTATCGAAATTATCGAGGAGATCACTCAATTGACGCCAGATTTGATTCGATCTGGTAAATGGAAGGAGAAACATCTGCGTGCATATGATGTCAACGCACCGGTACTCAAGGTTTTTGGAGCCAAGAAGCACCCCTATCGAAGGCTGCTTGATCAAATGCGCAAGATATTTTTGGAAATGGGCTTTGAGGAGATCCGGGGGGGCATAGTGCAGACTTCTTTCTGGAACTTTGATGCGCTGTTCCAGCCACAGGATCATCCTGCCAGGGAAATGCAGGACACCTTCTACCTTGATTCCAAAGGGGATATACCAATGGAACTTGCACAAAAGGTGAAGGTCATGCATGAGCAGGGCGGAGACATTGGTTCGACAGGTTGGGGAGGCAAGTGGAGCTTGGAGCTGGCAAGGACGGAAGTGCTCAGGACGCACACCACGGCAATAACGATCAGGCATCTTTCCGATAATCCAGACCCTCCAGTGAAAGCGTTCTGTATAGGACGCACCTATAGGAGGGAGACAATCGATTCAACACATCTGCCGGAGTTTACGCAACTGGAAGGAGTCGTGATGGATGAGGCTGTCTCATTTAAGAATTTGTTGGGATGCTTGGCTGAGTTCTATAAACGGATGGGATTCGAAAAATTACGCTTTAGACCCGGATACTTCCCCTATACTGAGCCCTCTGTAGAGCCTGAAGTGTACGTAGAGGGTTTGGGCTGGATGGAACTCGGGGGGGCAGGAATCTTCCGCCGCGAGGTCACAGCACCACTTGGAATAAGGCACCCGGTATTGGCATGGGGCCTTGGCGTTGGCAGACTGGCGATGCTGCGTCTGGGGCTAAAGGACCTTAGAGACCTTTATAGATCAGACATGGGTTGGCTTTGGAGGTGCCCTATATGCCAATGGTGA
- the hypD gene encoding hydrogenase formation protein HypD produces the protein MFKDPALTQVIVSKIKDLVPKGPVKFCHVCGTHEFAITRFGLRSLLPPAIEVIAGPGCPVCIVPAGEIDEAIWLAQHGLTVMTFGDMLRVPGTKMSLSDAKATGGDVRIVYSVTDAVKMATKEPDKSFVFFAIGFETTAPTVAAEILRGPPKNLSFLTAHRLIPPAMKLLLGTKDIQIDGFICPGHVATIIGADAFSIFPQTHNMPTVVAGFEPMDILMAVLMLLKQMKYGARLDNEYSRSVTKEGNVKAQGILKEVFDVVDGCWRGIGSIPSSAYRLKDEFADCDARLRYDIKTESARDMVPGCSCHLVILGKINPSSCPMFLKACRPEHPLGPCMVSHEGTCNIWSRHAQL, from the coding sequence GTGTTTAAAGATCCGGCTTTAACCCAGGTAATCGTCAGCAAGATTAAGGATTTGGTCCCAAAGGGTCCTGTGAAATTCTGCCATGTCTGCGGTACGCATGAGTTTGCTATTACGCGTTTCGGGTTACGTTCACTTCTTCCTCCCGCTATAGAGGTGATAGCTGGTCCGGGTTGCCCTGTTTGCATCGTTCCTGCAGGGGAAATAGACGAGGCTATTTGGCTTGCACAGCATGGTTTGACTGTAATGACCTTTGGCGACATGCTCAGGGTTCCTGGGACCAAGATGTCACTTTCGGATGCGAAAGCAACCGGCGGAGACGTACGTATCGTTTACAGTGTTACCGATGCGGTGAAGATGGCAACGAAAGAGCCTGATAAGAGTTTTGTCTTCTTTGCGATAGGCTTTGAGACAACAGCGCCAACGGTTGCCGCCGAGATTCTGAGGGGTCCGCCTAAAAATCTAAGCTTTCTCACCGCACATAGGCTGATTCCACCGGCGATGAAACTCCTCTTGGGCACCAAGGACATTCAGATAGATGGCTTCATTTGTCCGGGCCATGTGGCGACTATTATCGGAGCTGATGCATTCAGCATATTTCCTCAGACCCACAATATGCCCACAGTTGTAGCCGGATTTGAGCCCATGGATATCCTGATGGCAGTTCTCATGCTACTGAAACAGATGAAATATGGTGCCAGACTTGACAACGAATACTCCCGTTCAGTAACCAAAGAGGGCAACGTTAAAGCCCAGGGCATTCTCAAAGAGGTTTTCGACGTGGTTGACGGATGTTGGAGGGGGATTGGAAGCATTCCGTCTTCGGCATATAGGTTAAAGGATGAATTTGCCGATTGCGATGCGCGCCTCAGATATGATATTAAAACAGAATCAGCAAGGGATATGGTGCCCGGCTGTAGCTGTCATTTGGTCATCTTGGGAAAAATAAATCCTTCTTCATGCCCAATGTTCCTGAAAGCGTGCAGGCCTGAGCACCCACTGGGACCTTGCATGGTCTCCCATGAGGGCACTTGTAATATCTGGTCGAGGCATGCCCAGCTCTAG
- a CDS encoding type I restriction enzyme HsdR N-terminal domain-containing protein gives MPKPSLDKATKKAILYARSLVEAIAKADSNEAETRKRIDHILENLMGYDTFKHITQEYAIHGTGDAVHCDIAIQLGHEETSKPDVLIEVKRVNIDLSTKHIRQAASYAIDIGCEWILLTNSKEWKLYHITFGQPPQTKLIESWDLLNDNLMVLAQKFEIVSYKNLKKQGLDKLWQKRNVLTALNLLKTVLSEESIRRFQRGIKKDTGISVSPEDIVGAFRHLLNEAALIEMDKTKICLPAKRRQVKTSKATKSQPTSVEQ, from the coding sequence ATGCCTAAACCTAGCCTTGATAAAGCAACCAAGAAAGCCATCTTATATGCTCGTAGTTTAGTAGAAGCGATTGCAAAAGCTGATAGTAATGAAGCGGAAACACGCAAACGTATAGACCATATCCTTGAAAATCTTATGGGATATGACACTTTCAAACATATCACACAGGAGTATGCAATTCATGGGACTGGGGATGCTGTACATTGTGATATTGCCATCCAACTCGGTCATGAAGAGACATCAAAGCCAGATGTACTCATTGAAGTTAAAAGGGTGAATATTGACCTCTCCACAAAACACATCAGACAGGCGGCATCCTATGCTATTGATATTGGCTGTGAATGGATATTGCTAACCAATAGTAAAGAATGGAAACTTTATCACATTACATTCGGTCAACCCCCTCAGACTAAATTGATAGAATCTTGGGACTTGTTAAATGATAACCTAATGGTCTTAGCTCAGAAGTTTGAAATAGTCAGCTATAAAAATCTTAAAAAGCAAGGATTGGACAAATTGTGGCAAAAAAGAAATGTGTTAACCGCTCTCAATCTTCTAAAGACCGTATTATCGGAAGAATCGATAAGGAGGTTCCAGCGCGGAATAAAGAAAGATACTGGCATATCTGTGTCCCCAGAAGATATTGTTGGAGCTTTCCGCCACCTGTTGAATGAAGCCGCACTCATTGAAATGGATAAAACCAAGATATGCTTACCTGCTAAACGGAGACAAGTTAAAACTTCAAAAGCTACCAAGAGTCAGCCAACTTCAGTAGAGCAATAG
- a CDS encoding tryptophan--tRNA ligase produces the protein MMRKIKLNPWSTNFIEDYSKLFDEFGVSPFGDLLAEVPNPHLYMRRQIIFGHRDYQPILDAMHSNQPFGVMSGFMPSGPVHLGHKMVMDEIIWHQRMGADAFFGIADMEAHAVRGIPWKECTERGINEYVLSVIALGFEPNGRIYFQSKDTFVKDLAFELGVEANLSEMSAIYGFSGETHISHMVSALVQSADILHPQLKAYGGPKPVVIPVGFDQDPHIRLTRDIASRMRMFKVEQREDYISVRAKHPNKEAMYEIADSLEGDVKIYAEHVDIYDNKDVRKIESVVRAVEIEHGGYGLILPSSIYHRFMSGLTGGKMSSSSPDSIIALTESPDVAAEKVKKAKTGGRVTLTDQRKLGGEPQKCTVYELLLFHLIEDDAHMAEIFTECKEGKRTCGSCKSLAAELMIKFLREHQEGRERAKERLDEYGLKLEG, from the coding sequence ATGATGCGGAAAATAAAGCTCAATCCATGGAGCACGAATTTCATAGAAGATTATTCTAAGTTATTTGATGAGTTTGGCGTATCCCCTTTCGGGGATCTGTTGGCAGAGGTGCCCAATCCACACCTATACATGAGAAGGCAAATAATCTTTGGCCATCGCGATTATCAACCCATTTTGGATGCGATGCATTCAAATCAGCCCTTCGGCGTCATGAGCGGATTTATGCCATCCGGTCCGGTGCACCTAGGACATAAGATGGTGATGGATGAGATCATATGGCACCAACGGATGGGCGCAGACGCATTCTTCGGAATAGCTGACATGGAGGCGCATGCCGTGCGAGGGATCCCATGGAAAGAATGCACTGAGAGGGGCATCAACGAGTATGTCCTTAGCGTGATAGCACTCGGATTTGAACCGAATGGTAGGATCTATTTTCAATCGAAAGACACCTTTGTCAAAGATCTGGCCTTTGAGTTAGGTGTAGAGGCAAATCTCTCTGAGATGAGCGCAATCTATGGTTTTTCCGGCGAGACCCATATATCACATATGGTAAGTGCGCTTGTTCAAAGCGCGGATATCCTCCATCCACAGCTGAAGGCATATGGGGGACCCAAACCAGTTGTGATTCCTGTAGGATTTGACCAAGACCCCCATATCAGACTTACGCGGGACATAGCAAGCCGGATGAGGATGTTCAAAGTGGAACAACGCGAGGATTACATTAGCGTCAGGGCAAAGCACCCTAACAAAGAGGCAATGTATGAAATAGCTGATAGCTTGGAGGGTGACGTGAAAATTTATGCCGAGCACGTGGACATTTATGACAATAAAGACGTAAGGAAGATCGAATCGGTTGTACGGGCCGTGGAAATTGAGCATGGTGGATACGGGTTAATCCTTCCTTCCTCTATATATCATCGCTTTATGAGCGGACTGACGGGAGGGAAGATGTCGAGCAGCTCTCCCGACAGCATAATCGCTCTCACAGAATCCCCCGATGTTGCAGCGGAAAAGGTTAAGAAAGCAAAGACTGGAGGGCGGGTGACCCTAACGGATCAACGCAAATTGGGCGGTGAACCCCAAAAATGTACGGTCTATGAACTGTTGCTTTTCCATTTGATAGAGGATGATGCCCATATGGCAGAGATATTCACTGAATGTAAGGAGGGTAAACGCACCTGCGGGAGTTGCAAGTCGCTCGCTGCAGAACTAATGATTAAATTTTTGAGGGAGCATCAGGAGGGACGGGAACGCGCAAAAGAGCGATTGGATGAGTATGGGCTGAAGTTAGAGGGGTGA
- the endA gene encoding tRNA-intron lyase encodes MNGELIGDKVIVGSEALTELYDSSYYGRPREDTLELSLTEASYLLERAKITIALDKHVLSFAEFFKIASMRMENFELKYLVYKDLKERGYHVQPSATDFRLYPRGKRPGETPAEYFVHVISERKPLPLAKLTFLMETAENVRKGILLAIVDEESEVTFYEVKRAMMKGDMKPVDHVKEEALLLEDRAMIFDSKLAHFLYHNGFFGKLQEERLQLSLVESAYLLKKKVIEIVDRSGHALSLRKFTGVATKIEPTFKRKLNIYEDMRNKGMVVKTGFKFGSHFRVYKKIEPMKRLQHSEYLVHAIPEDHIFLLPEMSRAIRLAQSVRKQMIFAYIKDKKVKYIDIGRAKP; translated from the coding sequence ATGAACGGCGAATTGATAGGTGACAAGGTCATAGTAGGTAGTGAGGCCCTAACAGAGCTATATGATTCCAGCTACTATGGGCGCCCCAGAGAAGACACCCTGGAATTATCATTAACAGAAGCATCATATCTGCTGGAAAGGGCAAAAATCACCATCGCTTTAGATAAACATGTTCTGAGCTTTGCGGAGTTTTTCAAGATAGCTTCCATGCGAATGGAAAATTTCGAACTGAAATACCTCGTTTACAAGGACCTTAAGGAAAGGGGGTACCATGTACAGCCGAGCGCAACCGATTTTCGATTATATCCGAGGGGTAAAAGACCCGGTGAAACCCCAGCGGAGTATTTTGTGCATGTGATATCAGAGCGAAAACCCCTTCCCTTGGCAAAACTGACATTTCTTATGGAAACCGCGGAAAATGTACGAAAAGGAATATTATTAGCGATAGTTGACGAGGAAAGTGAAGTAACTTTCTATGAGGTCAAAAGGGCAATGATGAAAGGGGATATGAAGCCAGTAGATCATGTTAAAGAGGAGGCCCTATTATTAGAGGATAGGGCCATGATATTTGACTCAAAGCTGGCTCACTTCCTTTACCATAATGGCTTCTTCGGAAAGCTCCAAGAGGAGAGGTTACAATTATCTTTGGTCGAATCTGCATACTTGCTAAAAAAGAAGGTCATCGAGATCGTTGATCGAAGTGGACATGCACTCAGTCTAAGGAAATTCACAGGGGTTGCAACCAAAATTGAGCCCACTTTCAAAAGGAAACTCAATATCTACGAGGACATGAGAAATAAGGGAATGGTTGTAAAGACAGGTTTCAAGTTTGGAAGCCACTTCCGTGTCTATAAGAAAATAGAGCCTATGAAAAGGTTACAACACTCAGAATATTTGGTACACGCGATTCCAGAGGACCACATATTTTTGTTGCCTGAGATGTCACGTGCCATAAGGCTTGCTCAGAGCGTTAGAAAGCAGATGATCTTTGCTTACATAAAGGATAAAAAGGTAAAATACATTGATATCGGGAGGGCCAAGCCATGA
- a CDS encoding elongation factor 1-beta has product MDILYVAATIKIMPKDTDIDFEKLKADIRAAVPEGAKLQGFAEEPIAFGLKALIAAIIVKDEEGGTERAEESFAKVHGVESVQVIELSRI; this is encoded by the coding sequence GTGGACATTTTGTATGTAGCAGCTACAATAAAAATAATGCCAAAAGACACAGATATCGACTTTGAAAAGCTCAAGGCAGACATAAGGGCAGCCGTGCCAGAGGGCGCAAAATTGCAGGGATTTGCAGAAGAGCCGATAGCATTTGGCTTAAAAGCGCTAATAGCCGCCATAATTGTGAAAGACGAAGAGGGCGGAACCGAAAGAGCAGAAGAGTCGTTCGCGAAAGTTCATGGCGTAGAGAGCGTACAAGTCATTGAGCTCAGCCGAATCTAA
- a CDS encoding zinc finger domain-containing protein — MAKKTTDKGTTSESCISCGVRLTERGFTRFLCPECGEKIGRCTRCRQQSNPYSCAKCGFIGP; from the coding sequence ATGGCTAAGAAAACAACAGACAAAGGTACAACATCAGAGAGTTGTATATCCTGTGGGGTTAGGCTCACAGAGAGAGGGTTTACTCGGTTTCTGTGCCCAGAGTGTGGAGAAAAGATAGGAAGATGCACGAGATGCCGACAACAGAGCAATCCTTATAGTTGTGCTAAATGCGGATTTATAGGGCCCTGA
- a CDS encoding flavodoxin domain-containing protein, producing MIKILVTYYSKTGHTEELAKAVAEGVKDAGGMAVLKKVSEVDVEELPTYDGIIIGSPVYFGNMAADVKRLIDDSISVRRKLEGKIGATFVTSRHRTGGKETTMLSILEAMLIHGMVVVGDPIEVGGHYGAAGTDEQAKKEAFGLGKRMTMIAEKLGI from the coding sequence ATGATTAAGATACTTGTGACATATTACTCGAAGACCGGGCATACTGAGGAGCTTGCTAAAGCCGTAGCAGAGGGCGTAAAAGATGCAGGAGGGATGGCGGTCCTAAAAAAAGTGAGCGAAGTTGATGTGGAAGAACTGCCCACTTATGACGGAATAATCATCGGCTCTCCGGTCTACTTTGGAAATATGGCGGCAGATGTCAAAAGGCTTATCGATGATTCGATCAGCGTTCGCCGAAAATTAGAGGGGAAAATCGGCGCCACATTCGTGACATCCAGGCACAGAACTGGGGGGAAAGAGACAACCATGCTTTCCATATTGGAAGCGATGTTGATACACGGAATGGTCGTCGTCGGCGACCCCATCGAAGTCGGTGGGCACTATGGCGCAGCTGGGACTGATGAACAAGCTAAAAAAGAGGCTTTTGGGCTTGGAAAGCGCATGACAATGATCGCAGAAAAATTGGGTATATAA